The following are encoded together in the Flammeovirga agarivorans genome:
- a CDS encoding S41 family peptidase, with translation MTEKSTTSHNDNANIKAWIPLIIGVSVGLGVIIGSHLRSPSPTDKRLTVDSNASKFERLLNYVDKYYVDTVDIDQLTQKAIDIVLKDLDPHTVYVPPSEADIMASRLDDGFEGVGIEFRIIDDTLKVLSVMPGGPSKKTGVRAGDKIITVNGDTIAGKSIANSEIVKKLRGKKGTTVDIQVKRKKQDELLAFSITRDIVPTPSVEASYLIDNETGYIKITKFATKTYDEFHNSLLKLKSDGMKNLVIDLRDNGGGFLGQAVKIADDLLPKDDLIVYTEGKGNEFTEKEYSLRDPSFDGPIVVLVNERSASASEIVTGALQDHDRALVVGRRTYGKGLVQRQIRLKDNSLLRLTISRYFTPSGRSIQKPYGEGISYNEDISQRYESGELFNRDSIKTDKMPQFKTDNNRVVYGGGGIIPDNFIPLDTSSVGIYYYTLEHTDMLRDFALDYTTENYIDLQENGIDHFMEKFDQEKNLIRNLETYSEQNGIHKRKQTDFDQKTDEYIKHRIKVLIARAMWGDSGYYRVMNTKDPMVDEAKRIFKNGLANEDSTKKVEG, from the coding sequence ATGACAGAAAAAAGTACTACATCTCATAATGACAACGCAAACATAAAAGCTTGGATACCCTTGATCATTGGTGTCTCTGTAGGGTTAGGCGTCATTATTGGTTCTCATTTAAGATCACCAAGTCCGACAGACAAACGTTTGACGGTGGACTCTAATGCCTCAAAATTTGAACGTTTACTTAATTATGTAGATAAGTATTATGTAGATACTGTTGATATTGATCAGCTGACACAAAAAGCGATTGATATTGTCCTTAAAGATCTAGACCCTCATACTGTATATGTTCCTCCTTCTGAAGCTGACATTATGGCTTCCCGATTAGATGATGGATTTGAAGGTGTTGGTATTGAGTTTCGTATTATAGATGATACTCTTAAAGTACTTTCTGTAATGCCTGGAGGTCCATCAAAAAAGACAGGTGTTAGAGCGGGTGATAAAATTATTACCGTAAATGGAGATACTATTGCCGGTAAGTCCATTGCTAACTCAGAGATTGTCAAAAAATTAAGAGGAAAGAAAGGAACTACTGTCGATATACAAGTCAAAAGAAAAAAACAAGACGAGCTACTTGCCTTCTCGATCACAAGAGATATTGTTCCTACTCCTTCTGTAGAAGCTAGTTATTTGATTGATAACGAAACGGGATATATCAAAATCACAAAGTTTGCCACAAAAACCTATGATGAGTTTCACAATTCATTATTAAAACTCAAATCAGATGGTATGAAAAACCTTGTCATTGACTTAAGAGATAATGGTGGTGGATTCTTAGGACAAGCTGTAAAAATAGCCGATGACCTATTACCAAAAGACGATCTGATCGTTTACACTGAAGGAAAAGGGAATGAGTTCACTGAAAAAGAATATAGTCTTAGAGACCCTTCTTTTGATGGGCCTATCGTTGTCTTGGTGAATGAAAGAAGTGCTTCTGCCTCAGAAATAGTTACAGGTGCACTACAAGATCATGACAGAGCATTAGTGGTAGGGAGACGAACCTATGGAAAAGGATTAGTACAACGACAAATTCGTTTGAAAGACAACTCCTTACTTAGATTAACAATTTCAAGGTATTTCACTCCGAGTGGTAGAAGTATACAAAAGCCTTACGGCGAAGGTATATCATACAATGAAGACATCTCACAGAGGTATGAGAGTGGTGAATTATTTAATAGAGATAGTATAAAAACAGATAAAATGCCTCAATTTAAAACCGATAACAATAGAGTTGTTTATGGTGGCGGAGGTATAATTCCTGATAATTTTATTCCATTAGATACATCATCAGTTGGTATTTATTATTATACATTGGAACATACCGATATGTTAAGAGATTTTGCTCTGGACTATACTACTGAAAACTATATTGATCTTCAAGAAAATGGTATTGACCATTTCATGGAAAAATTTGATCAAGAAAAAAATCTAATTCGTAATTTAGAAACGTATTCTGAGCAAAACGGTATTCATAAAAGAAAGCAAACTGATTTTGACCAGAAAACTGATGAATATATTAAACACCGCATTAAAGTTCTTATTGCCAGAGCAATGTGGGGTGACAGTGGATATTATAGAGTAATGAACACTAAGGACCCTATGGTTGATGAAGCAAAACGAATTTTTAAGAATGGTTTAGCAAATGAAGATTCTACAAAAAAAGTAGAAGGATAA
- a CDS encoding FIST signal transduction protein, whose translation MYFSTSDIDIIVETIKKDHQENEVYLFLIADASEEIIPSLIEACNSASISCMGAIFPILIAENQFYEEGLIAFKFNSSSSPMIINNDSPFDINYINKSDNNAFLFIDGLSLQVQEMIEDIYQYLGANFSYFGGGAGSLSLVQKPCVFTNQGLMKDSAIFCTTSDNFNLGIQHGWSRIHGPLIATKTEKNKIVELNWQNAFELYQEFIRENNQLEINEENFLEIAKSYPFGMMKEGQEDIVRDPYLVDKNGALNCVGEVLENSVLYILNSTQEHLIKAAEQATKDATLQLNEDNSIQPIVMDCISRYLFLGENYPQEINVCKKILREKQLNDNIIGALSMGEISSYGNGQYIEFFNKTIVINAIDQPK comes from the coding sequence ATGTATTTCTCAACTTCTGATATAGATATAATTGTTGAAACTATTAAAAAAGATCATCAAGAAAATGAAGTGTATCTTTTTTTAATAGCTGATGCTAGTGAGGAAATTATTCCATCACTGATTGAAGCCTGCAATTCTGCTTCTATTTCTTGTATGGGAGCCATTTTCCCTATACTTATTGCTGAGAATCAATTTTATGAAGAAGGGCTTATTGCTTTTAAATTCAATAGTTCCTCTTCTCCAATGATCATAAATAATGACAGCCCTTTTGATATTAATTATATCAACAAATCAGACAATAACGCATTTTTATTTATAGATGGTCTCTCACTACAAGTCCAAGAGATGATCGAAGATATTTACCAATATCTAGGAGCTAATTTCTCATATTTTGGAGGTGGAGCAGGTTCTTTATCTTTAGTACAAAAACCTTGTGTATTTACGAACCAAGGGTTAATGAAAGACAGTGCTATTTTCTGTACTACTTCTGATAATTTTAACTTAGGAATTCAACATGGTTGGAGTAGAATCCACGGTCCATTAATAGCAACAAAAACAGAGAAAAATAAGATCGTTGAGCTGAATTGGCAAAATGCATTTGAACTGTATCAAGAATTTATTAGAGAAAACAACCAATTAGAAATCAATGAGGAAAATTTTCTAGAAATTGCAAAATCCTATCCATTTGGTATGATGAAAGAGGGACAAGAAGATATTGTCAGAGACCCTTACCTCGTGGATAAAAACGGTGCATTAAACTGTGTAGGTGAGGTATTAGAAAACAGTGTACTATACATACTAAACAGTACACAAGAGCATCTGATAAAAGCTGCAGAACAAGCCACAAAAGACGCTACCCTACAGCTCAATGAAGACAATTCCATACAACCTATTGTGATGGATTGTATTTCTAGGTATTTATTCCTTGGTGAAAATTACCCGCAAGAAATTAATGTCTGTAAAAAGATATTGAGGGAAAAACAGTTAAATGATAATATCATAGGTGCACTATCAATGGGTGAAATTTCATCCTATGGAAATGGACAATATATAGAGTTTTTCAATAAAACTATTGTAATTAATGCTATCGACCAACCAAAATAA
- a CDS encoding ATP-binding protein, whose protein sequence is MLSTNQNNDVLQDMMLLYELSLQTGRTLDFHENIDNFIKLLLHRKSLTSASLWLKASTIKRSSLTLLPIKTHDADWIRMINYPIKEIHKQQTALVEHFLSYSSDEDIYSFVVEKPYVIHETINIKEGTYFFYRLDNFGFIKLYSSIPNDEKINKKAVKKLRVVFDHFKNSIIASLNQLKLEIEIDKSKSMSNEVLMTAKFPQQNPYPVLRFTKDVELLYFNAPAERIKGHFLDLKWAYATMFSKTLNTNEMKVYEQVIDGKFYSFTVKPIPEYGYVNIYGMDITSRKSIEYKLKEEKDKAEKLARVKMEFLSTMSHEIRTPMNSIIGSLNLLKDTTLDDYQSKKLKMMRFAADNLLRLINEILDFNKLEANKVSLERIRFPLIETMENLFAMHTDNAEDKNISLNLNLEKVPVNYIIGDPTRLSQILLNLISNAIKFTDKGGVDITVTSTFKNKKSVVYQFSVKDSGIGISQDRIDNIFEAFTQEDSSTTRKFGGTGLGLSITKKLVDLLEGSLEVDSNVGEGTNFIVTLPYEIAANQNDEEEDWNQGEITRIENLNGVSVLLVDDNDFNILIASEFLKRWDATLYVAKNGEEALDQLKRTKQQIDIVLMDLQMPVMDGFEATKIIRSFEEDYYQELPIIALTADVASEEVFSLDQKGFDDFASKPFEPDSLLQKLIKHIQKKNIKS, encoded by the coding sequence ATGCTATCGACCAACCAAAATAATGATGTTTTACAAGACATGATGCTATTGTATGAATTGTCACTTCAGACAGGACGTACGTTAGATTTTCATGAAAATATAGACAACTTTATAAAATTACTTTTACATCGTAAGAGTTTAACATCAGCATCATTATGGTTAAAAGCTAGCACAATCAAAAGGTCATCACTTACCTTATTGCCTATAAAAACTCATGATGCAGACTGGATTCGCATGATAAATTACCCGATCAAAGAAATACACAAACAGCAAACTGCATTAGTAGAACATTTTCTATCCTATTCATCTGACGAAGATATTTATTCGTTCGTCGTAGAGAAACCATATGTCATCCATGAAACTATAAACATTAAAGAAGGTACATACTTCTTTTATCGACTTGACAATTTTGGTTTTATCAAATTGTATTCATCTATTCCCAACGATGAAAAAATCAATAAAAAAGCAGTTAAAAAACTTAGAGTAGTATTTGACCATTTTAAAAACTCGATCATTGCTTCTCTAAATCAATTAAAGCTTGAAATAGAAATTGATAAATCTAAATCGATGAGTAATGAGGTTTTGATGACGGCAAAATTCCCTCAACAAAACCCCTACCCCGTTTTACGATTTACAAAAGACGTAGAATTACTGTATTTCAATGCTCCTGCTGAACGTATAAAAGGGCACTTTTTGGACTTAAAATGGGCATATGCTACCATGTTCTCTAAAACCTTAAATACCAATGAGATGAAGGTTTATGAACAGGTGATTGACGGGAAGTTTTACTCCTTTACCGTTAAGCCTATTCCCGAATATGGTTATGTAAATATTTACGGAATGGATATTACCAGCAGGAAATCCATTGAATACAAATTAAAGGAAGAGAAAGACAAGGCAGAAAAATTGGCTAGAGTGAAGATGGAATTTCTATCTACTATGAGTCATGAAATTCGAACACCAATGAACTCAATTATTGGTTCGCTTAACCTTCTAAAAGATACCACTTTAGATGATTATCAGTCCAAAAAATTGAAAATGATGAGATTTGCAGCTGACAACCTGCTACGTCTGATCAATGAAATTTTGGATTTCAATAAACTAGAAGCCAACAAGGTAAGTTTGGAAAGAATACGTTTTCCATTGATCGAAACAATGGAAAACTTATTTGCCATGCATACTGATAATGCTGAAGATAAAAACATCAGCTTAAATTTAAATCTTGAAAAGGTACCTGTAAATTATATCATTGGAGACCCTACTCGATTATCTCAAATCCTATTAAACCTTATCTCTAATGCCATTAAATTTACAGATAAAGGTGGAGTAGATATTACGGTGACTAGCACATTTAAGAACAAAAAAAGTGTCGTATATCAATTCAGTGTCAAGGATAGTGGTATTGGTATATCTCAAGACCGAATTGACAATATTTTCGAAGCATTTACACAAGAAGATAGTAGTACAACAAGAAAGTTCGGAGGAACAGGGTTAGGATTAAGTATCACAAAAAAATTAGTGGATTTACTTGAAGGCAGCCTTGAGGTAGATAGTAACGTAGGTGAAGGAACTAACTTTATTGTTACTCTACCTTATGAAATTGCAGCGAATCAGAACGATGAGGAAGAAGACTGGAACCAAGGAGAAATCACTAGAATTGAAAACTTGAACGGGGTCAGTGTTTTATTGGTAGACGACAATGATTTCAACATACTTATTGCCTCTGAATTCCTGAAAAGATGGGATGCTACTCTATATGTAGCTAAAAACGGAGAGGAAGCATTAGATCAACTAAAAAGAACAAAACAACAAATAGATATCGTTTTAATGGACCTTCAGATGCCTGTGATGGATGGTTTTGAAGCCACTAAAATTATTAGAAGTTTTGAAGAAGACTATTACCAAGAACTACCTATCATTGCATTAACTGCAGATGTAGCAAGTGAAGAAGTCTTTTCCTTGGATCAAAAAGGTTTTGATGATTTTGCTTCTAAGCCTTTCGAACCCGATTCATTATTACAAAAGCTGATCAAGCATATCCAAAAAAAGAACATCAAATCCTAA
- a CDS encoding lysylphosphatidylglycerol synthase transmembrane domain-containing protein, translating into MDTQEQKMLKNLSPTKMFLPILVGLSVLFYMIWSDDSINLDLIIESLGNMNLFWVFLSFVVLFGRDIGYMYRIRTLTNNKLDWNASFFVIMLWEFASAITPSVVGGTSVAVFIMNREKIPFGKSLSFVMLTAILDNMFFVVASLLVIALFPGSIFPSNDYSTDLLGFTLGLPQIFAVSVSLIAFYTAFMAWGLFIGPKSFKKFLWYLTSFSFTKRWRRMAVKSGNEMVVASKELKGHTSSYWVKVILSTVFIWSARYAMLNCLINAFLQIDIFNLTTQDILDQFLIFGRQIIMWIVMLISPTPGSAGTAEYFFGEFFREFFKDGGIVLVVALFWRLFTYYTYLLIGAIVLPRWIQKRF; encoded by the coding sequence ATGGATACTCAAGAGCAAAAAATGCTAAAAAACCTAAGTCCGACAAAAATGTTTCTTCCGATTCTAGTTGGTCTTAGTGTCCTATTTTACATGATTTGGTCTGATGATAGTATAAATCTCGATCTCATTATTGAAAGCCTTGGAAACATGAACCTTTTTTGGGTGTTTCTATCTTTTGTAGTACTGTTTGGGCGTGATATCGGGTATATGTACAGAATTCGTACACTTACCAACAATAAATTAGATTGGAATGCCAGTTTCTTCGTGATTATGCTTTGGGAGTTTGCCTCTGCAATTACTCCTTCTGTAGTTGGAGGAACAAGCGTTGCAGTGTTCATAATGAACAGAGAGAAAATACCCTTTGGTAAATCACTAAGTTTTGTGATGCTTACAGCAATTTTAGACAATATGTTCTTTGTCGTTGCTTCACTACTTGTTATTGCATTGTTTCCTGGAAGTATCTTCCCATCTAATGACTATTCTACAGACCTGCTTGGTTTTACACTTGGACTACCTCAAATATTTGCTGTTAGTGTTAGTTTAATCGCTTTTTATACCGCTTTTATGGCTTGGGGATTATTTATTGGGCCAAAATCCTTTAAAAAATTCCTCTGGTATCTTACATCGTTTAGTTTTACAAAAAGGTGGAGAAGAATGGCTGTAAAAAGCGGAAATGAAATGGTTGTTGCATCAAAAGAGCTAAAAGGACACACTTCTTCCTATTGGGTAAAAGTAATTTTATCTACCGTTTTCATTTGGTCTGCGAGATATGCCATGTTGAATTGCTTAATCAATGCATTCTTACAAATAGATATTTTCAACCTTACTACTCAAGATATATTAGATCAGTTTCTAATTTTTGGCCGACAAATTATCATGTGGATTGTGATGTTAATATCACCGACTCCTGGTAGTGCAGGAACTGCTGAATATTTCTTTGGAGAGTTTTTCAGAGAATTCTTTAAAGATGGAGGTATAGTATTGGTTGTTGCTCTGTTCTGGAGGCTTTTCACCTATTATACTTACCTATTGATTGGTGCAATTGTTCTTCCAAGATGGATTCAGAAAAGGTTTTAA
- a CDS encoding YgiQ family radical SAM protein codes for MIKKEHKLSDWLPITKKEMELRGWDSLDVIIISGDAYVDHPSFGAAVIARLVEAEGLKVGIIPQPNWRDDLRDFKKLGKPNLFFGVTGGCMDSMVNHYTAAKRKRSNDAYTPDGAPGFRPDYATVVYTKILKELYPEVPVLIGGIEASLRRVTHYDYWSDKLMPSILKESDADILVYGMGEQPLKQIIKLVKKGVPMRSLKTIQQTAILQPVEEDVPKGVHWNTIELNSHEKCLEDKIAFASNFKHIERESNKQMADRLVQVIGDERLVINPPYKTMKENEIDASFDLPYTRLPHPKYNGRGPIPAFEMIKFSINMHRGCFGGCSFCTISAHQGKMIASRSEKSIINEIKEVTKMPDFKGYLSDLGGPSANMYKMKGKIQSICDKCVSPSCIHPVVCDNLDSSHKAMTQLYRKVDAMPEIKKAFVSSGIRYDLLVSEYNKSDETKSLHEYMEQVVTRHIPGRLKVAPEHTSDPVLRIMRKPSFKHFHTFKKKFDQINKKHGLKQPLIPYFISSHPGCEMKDMANLALETKDMGFKLEQVQDFTPTPMTTATVIYYSGVHPYTLKPVDTVKDPRKKKDQNKFFFWYKKENQSWIRDTLRKSGNSKMAEDLLKYHAQQKREERFANTTSNGKPTPSKHGNKNTPSKKNSRNKRRRK; via the coding sequence ATGATTAAAAAAGAACATAAATTATCTGATTGGTTACCAATTACGAAGAAAGAAATGGAGCTTCGCGGTTGGGATAGCCTTGACGTTATTATTATTTCTGGTGATGCATATGTAGATCACCCTTCTTTTGGTGCAGCAGTGATTGCTCGCCTAGTAGAAGCAGAAGGTTTGAAAGTAGGAATTATCCCTCAACCTAACTGGAGAGATGATTTAAGAGACTTCAAGAAATTAGGAAAGCCTAATTTATTTTTTGGAGTAACTGGTGGCTGTATGGATTCCATGGTGAATCATTATACAGCTGCAAAGAGAAAAAGATCCAATGATGCTTACACTCCTGATGGTGCTCCAGGTTTCAGACCTGATTATGCCACTGTAGTATATACTAAAATATTAAAGGAATTATATCCTGAAGTACCTGTTCTTATTGGTGGAATTGAAGCCTCATTAAGAAGAGTAACACACTATGATTATTGGTCTGATAAGCTGATGCCTTCTATACTAAAAGAATCTGATGCAGATATTTTGGTATATGGTATGGGTGAACAGCCTTTAAAGCAAATCATCAAATTGGTAAAAAAGGGCGTTCCTATGCGTTCGTTAAAGACTATTCAACAAACAGCTATTTTACAGCCTGTTGAAGAAGATGTACCAAAAGGTGTCCATTGGAATACAATTGAATTAAATTCTCATGAGAAATGCTTAGAAGACAAAATTGCATTTGCTTCCAACTTTAAGCACATCGAAAGAGAATCAAATAAACAGATGGCTGACCGTCTTGTTCAGGTAATTGGTGATGAAAGATTAGTGATCAACCCTCCTTATAAAACAATGAAGGAGAACGAAATTGATGCTTCATTCGATCTCCCTTATACAAGACTTCCTCATCCAAAGTACAATGGAAGAGGTCCTATCCCTGCATTCGAGATGATTAAGTTCTCTATCAATATGCATAGAGGGTGTTTTGGTGGTTGTAGTTTCTGTACTATTTCAGCTCACCAAGGTAAAATGATTGCAAGTAGATCCGAAAAATCAATTATCAATGAGATCAAAGAGGTAACAAAAATGCCTGATTTCAAAGGTTATTTAAGTGATTTGGGAGGACCTTCTGCAAACATGTATAAGATGAAAGGTAAGATACAATCGATCTGCGATAAATGTGTCAGCCCATCTTGTATTCACCCTGTTGTTTGTGATAACTTGGATTCCTCTCACAAAGCAATGACTCAACTTTACAGAAAAGTTGATGCAATGCCTGAGATTAAAAAAGCCTTTGTTAGTAGTGGTATTCGCTATGATTTATTAGTTAGTGAATACAATAAATCTGACGAAACAAAGAGTTTGCATGAGTACATGGAACAGGTAGTTACCAGACATATTCCTGGTCGTTTAAAAGTTGCTCCAGAGCATACTTCTGATCCTGTATTACGTATTATGCGTAAGCCATCTTTTAAACATTTCCATACTTTTAAAAAGAAGTTTGATCAGATCAATAAGAAACATGGTTTAAAACAACCACTGATTCCTTATTTTATTTCATCACACCCTGGTTGTGAAATGAAAGATATGGCAAACCTTGCGTTGGAAACAAAGGATATGGGTTTCAAATTGGAGCAAGTTCAAGATTTTACTCCTACCCCAATGACAACAGCAACGGTTATCTATTATTCTGGAGTTCATCCTTATACCTTAAAGCCTGTTGATACGGTTAAGGACCCTAGAAAAAAGAAAGATCAGAATAAATTCTTCTTCTGGTATAAAAAGGAAAACCAGTCTTGGATTAGAGATACCTTACGAAAAAGTGGTAACTCAAAAATGGCTGAGGATCTGCTAAAATACCATGCACAACAAAAAAGGGAAGAGCGATTTGCCAATACCACAAGCAATGGTAAACCAACTCCTTCAAAACATGGGAATAAAAATACTCCTTCGAAGAAAAACTCTAGAAATAAGAGAAGAAGAAAGTAA
- a CDS encoding TonB family protein — MKNIRIITAFLLSLTFAIASVNANNIDDDKPLFSYKQASPINYESAMSLVTYPKVGKDLAIEGSVKVRVYVNAQGEVEKYTFMKGSDTRLATGVDEAIKALEFEPTLVTNNITGEVEAVPSWVIIPLNFSLEF, encoded by the coding sequence ATGAAAAATATCAGAATAATTACAGCGTTTTTACTTTCTCTAACATTTGCTATTGCATCAGTAAACGCAAATAATATAGACGACGATAAACCATTATTTTCATATAAGCAGGCTTCTCCAATAAATTATGAAAGTGCAATGAGCCTTGTTACATATCCTAAAGTTGGAAAAGATTTAGCAATTGAAGGATCTGTTAAAGTTAGAGTTTACGTTAATGCTCAGGGAGAAGTAGAAAAATATACTTTTATGAAAGGTTCTGATACTCGTTTAGCGACTGGAGTAGACGAAGCAATTAAAGCATTAGAATTTGAACCAACGTTAGTTACAAATAATATTACAGGTGAAGTAGAGGCTGTACCTTCTTGGGTAATTATTCCTCTAAACTTTTCACTTGAATTCTAA
- a CDS encoding BlaI/MecI/CopY family transcriptional regulator: MKKLTTAEEQVMQVLWDLDKGFVKEIIEQLPAPKPAYNTISTIIRILEQKEFVGHNTFGKSHQYYPLVTKEQYSHQYLKSFVGRFFSGSFENMVSFFAKKEDVNLNELEDLLKDIEDDKPNTKD, translated from the coding sequence ATGAAAAAGCTTACTACTGCAGAAGAACAAGTCATGCAAGTTTTATGGGATCTGGACAAAGGTTTTGTAAAAGAAATAATAGAGCAATTACCAGCTCCAAAACCTGCTTACAATACCATTTCTACTATTATTCGTATTCTGGAACAAAAAGAATTTGTAGGTCATAATACATTTGGAAAATCGCATCAATACTATCCATTAGTAACAAAAGAACAATACTCACATCAATATCTTAAGAGTTTTGTAGGGAGATTCTTTAGTGGTTCTTTTGAAAACATGGTTTCTTTTTTTGCAAAAAAGGAAGATGTTAATCTTAATGAATTAGAAGACCTTTTAAAAGATATAGAAGACGATAAACCAAACACTAAAGATTAA
- a CDS encoding TonB family protein, with the protein MLSYLFISSIGLTLLALFYLIFLKRETFFQLNRFTILIGVMISILFPLLNILPEEQQTVIANTIPVITLPVLQVGDLSLSTTSAVTLSDHEIALLFYASVVFLFTIKFTLSNLKLWKFIVRNPKEKRLNKQLIITNGQYPTFAYLGYIFWDNSKKLSKHEADLILHHEIAHVKDFHSIDIFIMELLKCIFWFHPAIYIIDAALRTQHEYIADQKANQMTNDSSYRQLMVRSLFDELSISVGHGFQFSTIKSRINMLKQQRSAQWKRVHSIFSIVFLSSIIVLAQACVKDGLTTDVDPRIKDLQGDIVFGYAIDNEIYWTSENMKTFFQGYESEQTTDLIKQLEAVKDKNLFPSYISENVNNLLIADMDKDKLSEELIQKIKALPSSRRFTTLKEGSSETYTDEQLKNDVFEVVDQPAIYKGGMQKLYAQLAKEISYPTKAKELNIEGKVYIQFTVNQDGSLTDMKALKSPDYLLEEEALRAAQKVMTDWQPAEHQGQTVKQRLVMPISFKL; encoded by the coding sequence ATGCTTTCTTACCTCTTTATATCATCAATTGGATTAACATTACTCGCTCTATTTTATCTGATTTTCCTAAAAAGGGAAACCTTCTTTCAGTTAAATAGATTTACTATTCTAATTGGGGTAATGATCTCTATACTATTTCCTCTTCTCAATATATTACCAGAAGAGCAACAGACGGTGATAGCGAATACTATCCCAGTGATAACACTACCTGTGTTACAAGTAGGAGACCTTTCTCTATCAACTACTTCTGCTGTTACACTTAGTGATCATGAAATTGCACTCCTTTTTTATGCTTCAGTAGTATTTTTATTTACAATAAAGTTTACACTTTCGAACTTGAAATTATGGAAGTTTATCGTTCGAAATCCAAAAGAAAAAAGGCTAAATAAGCAGCTAATTATTACCAACGGACAATACCCTACATTTGCTTATTTAGGATATATCTTTTGGGATAATTCTAAAAAGCTTTCCAAGCATGAAGCTGACTTAATACTTCATCATGAAATTGCTCATGTAAAAGACTTCCACTCCATAGACATATTCATCATGGAACTATTAAAATGTATTTTTTGGTTCCACCCTGCTATATATATCATTGATGCTGCACTGCGCACGCAGCATGAATACATTGCCGATCAAAAGGCAAATCAAATGACGAACGATAGTTCCTATCGTCAATTAATGGTTCGATCACTTTTTGATGAGCTCTCAATAAGTGTTGGCCACGGATTTCAATTCTCAACTATTAAATCTAGAATTAACATGTTAAAACAACAACGTTCTGCACAGTGGAAAAGAGTTCATTCCATCTTTTCAATCGTTTTTCTAAGTTCTATTATTGTCCTAGCACAAGCTTGTGTTAAAGATGGACTAACTACCGACGTAGATCCTCGTATTAAAGATCTACAAGGTGATATTGTATTTGGATATGCAATTGATAATGAAATCTATTGGACAAGTGAAAACATGAAAACGTTTTTCCAAGGATATGAATCTGAGCAGACAACAGATCTTATTAAACAATTAGAAGCGGTTAAAGACAAAAATTTATTTCCTTCTTATATCTCTGAAAATGTCAATAACTTATTGATTGCTGATATGGATAAGGACAAATTAAGTGAAGAGTTAATTCAGAAAATTAAAGCACTCCCCTCTTCTAGAAGGTTTACCACTTTAAAGGAGGGTTCGTCTGAAACATATACTGATGAGCAACTAAAAAACGATGTATTCGAAGTGGTAGATCAACCCGCAATTTATAAAGGAGGCATGCAAAAATTATATGCTCAATTGGCAAAAGAAATTAGTTATCCAACGAAGGCTAAGGAATTAAATATTGAAGGTAAAGTTTATATTCAATTTACTGTTAACCAAGATGGAAGCCTTACTGATATGAAAGCCTTAAAGTCGCCTGACTATTTATTAGAAGAAGAAGCTTTAAGAGCAGCACAAAAGGTAATGACGGACTGGCAACCTGCAGAACATCAAGGGCAGACCGTTAAACAAAGGTTGGTTATGCCAATCAGTTTTAAATTATAA
- a CDS encoding DUF6804 family protein → MKILFNITGTCLLLAVFSLPLEFYTFLRILVSVAAIAGIYYEINHYDKNFTVRLIVVFVFILLTFNPFIPLHLNDKMSWVVIDVIAAIFFIGYRIGLERKRSLKKR, encoded by the coding sequence ATGAAAATACTCTTCAATATTACAGGGACATGCCTATTACTAGCAGTTTTCTCTTTGCCATTAGAATTTTATACCTTCCTTCGAATATTGGTTTCAGTGGCGGCAATAGCTGGTATTTATTATGAAATCAATCATTATGATAAGAATTTTACAGTAAGGTTGATCGTAGTATTCGTTTTTATTCTTTTAACCTTCAACCCTTTTATACCTCTTCATCTCAATGATAAAATGTCTTGGGTTGTGATTGACGTTATTGCCGCGATATTTTTTATTGGTTACAGAATTGGTCTTGAAAGAAAAAGATCTTTAAAAAAAAGATAG